caagtGTGGTCTCATCCAACGCACAGACACTGTTGCAAGCGGGGCTAGTTGGGCAAGGTGCAACGGCGGAAACGTTGGTAGTGCTAATGGCGGCTGATGctcctgccgcggcgtcatcggctgcagcggcggcgccatccCCAACGAAGGCCGTCGCAGCACAAATTCTGGATCTGTTCGGGTGTGCCTCGGCGTCTCCGTCGGCAGGGGTGCGATCCCAAGCCAGTGTCGTCCCCAGCACGATGGACGAGCGCCAGCtagagctgcagcgccgcatctACGCTCAaatccagcagcagcagatagACGAGAATCTCGCCAACGCGCTCGAGTACACGCCGGAGGCGTTCGCGAAGGTAACGATGCTCTACGTGCCGTGCACCATCAACCAGGTGCTAGTGAAAGCCTTCGTCGACTCCGGCGCGCAGAACAGCATCATGAACAAGCGCACGGCGGAGCGGTGTGGATTGATGCGGCTCGTCGACGTCCGCATGcgtggcgtcgccgtcggagTAGGGCGGCAGGAGATCTGCGGTCGCATTCACATGACCCCTGTGAACCTCGCAGGCATGTACATCCCCTTCGCCTTCTACGTGATCGAGGACCAGGCAATGGACTTGATCATCGGCCTCGACCAACTGAAGCGCCATCAGATGATGATAGACCTCAAGCATAACTGTCTCACCATCGACAACATCAACGTCCCATTCTTGCCGGAGAACGATTTGcctgcgttggcggcgctgggcgACGACGAGAATGCGATGCACGCGCCACGTCACCAGGACCCGGCGACGACAGCCACCACCGCTTCCAAccctgctgcgccggtgc
Above is a window of Leishmania major strain Friedlin complete genome, chromosome 1 DNA encoding:
- a CDS encoding DNA-damage inducible protein DDI1-like protein (previous protein_id=AAC24668.2), whose protein sequence is MDERQLELQRRIYAQIQQQQIDENLANALEYTPEAFAKVTMLYVPCTINQVLVKAFVDSGAQNSIMNKRTAERCGLMRLVDVRMRGVAVGVGRQEICGRIHMTPVNLAGMYIPFAFYVIEDQAMDLIIGLDQLKRHQMMIDLKHNCLTIDNINVPFLPENDLPALAALGDDENAMHAPRHQDPATTATTASNPAAPVLSEGERQARIEGFMTVSGITDPTQAAELLEAADWNPNVAAALLFDT